From Pleomorphomonas sp. T1.2MG-36:
GTACAGCGACTCCGGCGTCGTGATGAGGATGTCCGGCGGCTTCGTCGCGAACGCGCGGCGCTCGGCCGGCGGGGTGTCCCCGGTGCGCACGCCCACGGTGACGTCCGGTGCGGTCAGCCCCAGGCGGGTCGAGGCCTGCCGGATGCCGACCAGCGGCGAGCGCAGGTTCCGCTCGACGTCGGAGGCGAGAGCCTTGAGCGGTGAGACGTACAGCACCCG
This genomic window contains:
- a CDS encoding DEAD/DEAH box helicase is translated as FSPATRDWFTGAFAAPTAAQAGAWSAVGSGQHALVVAPTGSGKTLAAFLWALDGLLAPRAGEPVPQSPVERCRVLYVSPLKALASDVERNLRSPLVGIRQASTRLGLTAPDVTVGVRTGDTPPAERRAFATKPPDILITTPESLY